The following proteins are co-located in the Acanthochromis polyacanthus isolate Apoly-LR-REF ecotype Palm Island chromosome 7, KAUST_Apoly_ChrSc, whole genome shotgun sequence genome:
- the smarcb1a gene encoding SWI/SNF-related matrix-associated actin-dependent regulator of chromatin subfamily B member 1-A: MALSKTFGQKPVKFQLEEDGDFYMIGSEVGNYLRMFRGSLYKRYPSLWRKLASVDERKKIVESSHDHGYTQLATSVTLLKASEVEEILEGNDEKYKAVSISTEPPAYLREQKAKRNSQWVPTLPNSSHHLDAVPCSTTINRSRLGRDKKRTFPLCFDDHDPAVIHENATQSEVLVPIRLDMEIEGQKLRDAFTWNMNEKLMTPEMFAEILCDDLDLNPLAFVPAIASAIRQQIESYPTDSILEDQTDQRVIIKLNIHVGNISLVDQFEWDMSERENSPEKFALKLCSELGLGGEFVTTIAYSIRGQLSWHQRTYAFSENPLPTVEIAIRNTGDADQWCPLLETLTDAEMEKKIRDQDRNTRRMRRLANTAPAW; the protein is encoded by the exons ATGGCGCTTAGTAAGACGTTTGGACAAAAACCGGTCAAATTCCAGCTCGAGGAGGATGGAGACTTTTACATGATCGGATCGGAG GTGGGAAACTACCTCCGTATGTTCAGAGGCTCCCTGTACAAAAGATACCCATCCCTATGGAGGAAACTGGCCTCGGTAGACGAACGGAAGAAAATAGTGGAGTCGTCACACG ATCACGGCTACACTCAGCTGGCCACCAGTGTGACTCTGCTGAAGGCATCAGAGGTGGAAGAGATCCTAGAAGGAAACGATGAGAAGTACAAAGCTGTTTCCATCAGCACCGAACCTCCCGCCTACCTCAG GGAACAGAAGGCGAAGAGAAACAGTCAGTGGGTTCCTACGCTGCCCAACAGTTCTCATCATCTGGACGCTGTTCCGTGTTCTACCACCATCAACCGAAGCCGACTGGGCCGAGACAAGAAGAGGACCTTCCCCCTGTG CTTCGACGACCACGATCCAGCAGTGATCCATGAAAacgccactcagtctgaagttCTGGTTCCGATTCGTCTGGACATGGAGATCGAAGGCCAGAAGCTCAGAGACGCTTTCACCTGGAATATGAACG agAAGCTCATGACGCCCGAGATGTTCGCTGAGATCCTGTGTGACGACCTGGACCTGAACCCGCTGGCCTTCGTCCCCGCCATCGCCTCGGCCATCCGGCAGCAGATCGAGTCGTATCCCACAGACAGCATCCTGGAGGACCAGACGGACCAGAGGGTCATCATCAAG CTCAACATCCATGTGGGGAACATCTCTCTGGTGGACCAGTTCGAGTGGGACATGTCCGAGAGGGAGAATTCTCCGGAGAAGTTCGCCCTGAAGCTTTGCTCCGAGCTCGGTCTGGGAGGAGAGTTCGTCACCACCATCGCCTACAGCATCCGAGGACAACTGAGCTGGCACCAGAGGACGTACGCTTTCAG TGAGAACCCGCTGCCCACGGTGGAGATCGCCATCAGGAACACAGGAGACGCCGACCAGTGGTGCCCCCTGCTGGAGACGCTGACCGACGCCGAGATGGAGAAGAAGATCAGAGACCAGGACAGAAACACGAG ACGGATGCGGCGGTTGGCCAACACGGCTCCTGCCTGGTAG